Within Amycolatopsis sp. FDAARGOS 1241, the genomic segment CCCCGTACCAGCCGGCCGCCGAGCCGCAGGTGCCGCACCAGCTGCCGCCCGATCTCGGGGCGTTCGCCGGACGCGAGGCGGACCTGAAGGCGCTGCACGCGCTGCTGCCGGCCGACGACAGCACGTCGACGCCCATCGCGTCCGTCGAAGGCATGGGCGGCATCGGTAAAACCACCTTGTCCGTCCACTTCGCACACGGGATCGCCGACCGGTTCCCGGGTGGGCAGATCTTCCTGAACCTGCGCGGGTACGGGCCCGGTGAACCTGTGGAACCGTTGGCCGCGCTGGAAACCCTCCTCGCCGCGCTGGGTGTGCCGGCCGAACAGATCCCGACGGACCTCGACGGACGCGCCGCGACCTGGCGCACCCACACGGCCCGGCGGCGGCTGCTCGTGGTGCTGGACAACGCGAACAGCACCGAACAGGTGCGGCCGCTGGTGCCGGGGCCGGGGTGCCTGGTCGTGGTCACGAGCCGCTGGCAGCTGCGTGGGCTCGTCGCGACGCACGGCGCGCGGCGGATCGCGCTGGAGGAGCTGGACGAGCCGGACGCCGTCGAGCTGCTCGCGTCCGCGATCGGCGTCGACCGCGTGAACGCCGATCCCACGGCCACTGCGCGGTTCGTGCGGTACTGCGGCGGGCTGCCGCTGGCCATCCGGATCCTGGCGGTGCGGGCAGCGCAGTTTCCGGACTACCCACTGGGGTCCTTTGTGGACTCCCTGGAGCCCGACCGGCTCGGGTCGTTCGACCTCGGTGACGGCGACGAGACGAACATCCGGGCGGTGTTCTCGTACTCCTACCGCGCGTTGCCCGTCCAGGCGGCGCGGCTGTTGCGGTTGCTGGGCCTGCCGTCGGGGCCCGACGTGACGCCGGACGTGGCTTCCGTGCTGCTGGGCGAACCCGCGTCGGCTGCGTTGGACGCGCTCGTTTCGGCGCACCTGCTCGCGCAGCCGCAGCCGGGGCGGTACCAGTTCCACGACCTGATCCGGGCATACGCCGCGGAGCTGAGCCACCGCGTCGACAGCGACGAGATGCGCTCGGCGGCGCGGCTGCGGTTGCTGGACTTCTACGTCGCTTCGGCGTTGAACGCGTCGCGCGCGATGCGGCCGGAGCGGATCTACGAATCGCTGGGACTCGAGCCGGTCGACGGCGGCCTGGCGTTCGCCGGCTACCACGCGGGGCTCGCGTGGTTCACCGAGGAGTACGGCAACCTGGTAGCAGCCGTGCACTTGGCCTTCCGGCTGCGGTACTTCAGGCACTGCTGGCAGCTGACGTGGCTGATGTTCACGTACTTCGCCGGCCGCGGGCGCATCGATGAGTGGCGTGCGCTCAACGAGCTGGCTCTGCGCGGCACCCGGCTCTCGGGTGATCGCCGCGGCGAGGCGGGGATCTTGAACTGCCTGGGCGTGATCGACGGCGTGGTGCGGGACTACGCGTCGGCGCGGCTGTACTTGTCGCAGGCGTTGGAGCTGCAGCGCTCGCTCGGCTCGCGGCTGGGGGAGGCGCGGGCGCTCTACAACCTCGCCATGGCCGCGGACAGCCGGGACGACTACCCCGCTGCGCTGGCCCACGGCTACGAGGCCCTCCACATCGTGCGGGACCTGCGGCTGGTCGGATTCGAGGCCAACGTGCTGCGCGCCCTGGGCGACTTGTGCGCGCGCTTCGGCGACTACCCGCGGGCGCTGTCCCTGGCCGACGCGTCCCTGTCCCTGGTCGACGGCGATCCGCGCGCGGGCCGGTTCTCCTTGACCACGCGCGCGAAAGCCCTGCTCGGCCTGGGCCGGCACGCGGAGGGCATCGAGTGCATGTCTGACGCGGTGGACCAGTTCTTCGCCGTGGACGAACACTACGAAGCCGCCGACGTCCTCTCCCAGCTCGGCTCGGCCCACCAGCGCCTCGGCCACCCGGCCGCCGCGCGCGACTGCTGGCTCCGCGCCGCCCGCCTCCTGACCGACCTCTCCCACCCCGACGCCGACGACGTGCGCGCCAAACTCGCCGCGCTGGTCGGCGGCTGAGCGTTGGTGGGTAGGTGCCGCCCGGCCGCGGTCGAGCTGCGCGGCGGTTGGCCGGCGAGGTCTGCGGCGCTCGGCGGGTGAGTTGCCAAAGCCTCGGGAGTGCCGGGGTGGACGTCAGCTTGCCGGCGGACGTGGTGGCTTGCCACGGCGGAACGCGGCTTGCCATAGGGGGTGGCGGCTTGCCGAAGGGCAGGTGGTGCGGTGGTCTGCATGCCGACCCCCAGTGACAGCAGGCAGACCACCCGCACCCGTATGCGTCACCCAACCGGATGGCGCTCACTGTGCGCTCACTGCGCCGGGGGCAGGCCCAGGAGGTTCTTGAGAGTGATGGCGTTGCGGGGTGCTTCGACTTTGACGTCGTTGTCGAAGTAGACGTGGACGTCCCGGCGGCCGGAGTCGTGCCAGGCGGTCACCTTGCCGGCCCAGGTGCGAAGGGCGGAGTCGGTGTAGCCGCTGGTGTAGAGCTCGACGTCGCCGTGGAGGCGGACGTACGTGAAGTCCGCGGTCTGGTCCTCACGGTACGGCCAGCGCCCCGCGGTGTCCGCGACGACCAGCGCGACGCCGTGGTGCCGGAGCAGTCCGAGGGCCTCGGGCGTGACGAAGCTCGGGTGGCGGACTTCGAGCGCGTGGCGAACCGGACGTTCCTCGCCCGGTTCCAGGTGGGGCGGAGCCTTGAGTTTTTCGTCGTGCTTCGCGCCGAGTTTCGCAGCTTCGGCGGTGGTGCGGGGAAGCAGGCCGAGAAAGGTGTCGACGCGGTCCGGGTCGAACTGGAGCCGCGCCGGCAGTTGCCACAGGACAGGGCCCAGTTTCGGGCCGAGAGCGAGCAAGCCGGACGCGAAGAAGTTCGCCAATGCGGGTTCGACGTCGCGCAGCTGCTTCATGTGGGTGATGAACCGCCCGCCCTTCACGGCGAACACGAAGTCGGCCGGGGTCTGCGCAGCCCATGAGCGGTACCACTCCGGCCGCTGCAAGGAGTAGAACGACCCGTTGATCTCGACCGCGTTCACCTGACGCGACAGGTACTCCAGTTCCCGCCGCTGCGGCAGGCCCGCAGGGTAGAACTCGCGCCGCCACGGCGGGTACCGCCAGCCCGACGTGCCCACCCGAATCTCGGCGATCGTCCTCACCGCCTTCCTGTGCCGCGAATTTCCCCGCCGCCGGTTGCGGTAAACGCGCCCGCGCAACGGTCGTCCGGACACGCGCACCGGAGTTCGGGACAGGTGACCCAACCTGGCGGACAGTCGTCTCACGGGATCACCGCCCGCTCGATGAACCGGGGCCCGACGTGGCGAGCGCGGCCGCGATCGTGCGCCGTCCTCACCGCTGAGCTCGTCAGCTGGGTTCGGCCGAGCTCGCGCGTGGTGAGGGGTACCGGCCGGCCCCGGGGTCCGGGAGGTCGGCCGGCCTCGCGGGTCATGCCCATGAGAACTTCCACCGGCGGGACTGCACGAGGGTGCTCGCGTACTCCCGCAGGTTTCCGGGCTGCGACAGGTACGTGGGCAGGCTGAAGGCGCGGTGCTCCGCGGCGACGGTAAGCGCCCGCGCCAGCGTGCGGGGCGGCGCGGAGACGGACAGCTCGAGCGAATCGAACCCCATCGACAGCAGCGTGGCGCCGAAGCGGTCCTCCCAGCTGCGGAGGACGGCGGACAGCTCCGCGACCTGGTCGGTGGACTTGATCATGCCCGTCCAGCCGAGGAGGGCGGGAACGTCGGCCGGGCGGTCGGTCTGGACCAGGCCGAGGCGGTGCGGCGCGCGGGCCGCCAGGATCGAACCCGTGTTGCCGGCCTCGGCGAGCGGGTCGGCGCGGCGGTGGGTGCGGCGGGCGAGCCCGGGAAAGCGGGCGCCGAAGGGGCGCAGGCACGCGCCGTCGCAGCAGGAGGTGTCCCACCACCGCGCCAGGGCCGCCGCGGGGTCCGCCGAGTCGATCCGGTGCCCGGCCGGCGCGAGGCGGCCGCGGTCGTCGAGCCAGTCCTCACCGCGCGCGGCGAATCGCTGGTCGTGCGGGATGAGAACGGGCCAGAGGCCGGAGCGCTCGAACTCGGCCACGCACGCCAGGTATCGCTGCGGCTGCGAGAGCGGCTCGTCGGACACCCAGATCCGCCCGTGCCACCTCCCGGGCGGCAACGTCTGGACCGGCGGTGCGCCGACGCTGGGGCGGAACGGAGCGATCGTCATGAGCTTCCCCTCGAACTGGTGTTCGGTCCTGCTTGTCGAACAGTAGTTCGAGGGGCCGACAATTTCCAGGGGTTTGCTCGCTCATCCGTTCGAGTGAATCGAGAAAAGTGCAGGTCGGAGGTACTCCTGTGACACATGGGGCGATTGGGCCGGATGGGTAGTCGAAAAGGCCGGCGACGGGCGGGCAGGGAGCGCCCGTTGTCCACAGGGCGGTCGGGTTGTGGACAGGCAGCCTCTCGGCCGGCGTGGCCGGCGGCTGATCGTTCACCATGGGCTTGACCAGCGGTGGAGCCCGCGGCGGATCATCGGCAGCCGGCGCGATCCCCCCGGCCAGTTTGGGTGACGGGTGACGTCCGAAACGATCTACCAAGCCCGCAGATCCGCCGGCGGCCGCACCCACTGCGCTGCGCGACGCGCTCGTCGCGAAGAGCGCGACCCTGCCCAGACAGCCACAGCGCCGGCTGACTGACCTGGGGCCAGAGCGGCGAAACGCATCTGCACGGCAGGTCCGGGGCGAACCCGCCCTTACAACGGCCGGCGCAGGTCCTCCGCGTCGACGATGCGGTAGGCGTACCCCTGTTCCGCCAGGAAGCGCTGCCGGTGGGCCGCGTACTCGGTGTCCACGGTGTCCCGCGAGACGATCGAGTAGAAGTGCGCCTGGCGACCGTCGCCCTTGGGGCGCAGGAGCCGGCCCAGGCGTTGGGCTTCCTCTTGGCGGGAGCCGAACGTGCCGGAGATCTGGATGGCCACCGAGGCTTCCGGCAGGTCGATCGAGAAGTTCGCCACCTTCGACACCACGAGGGTCCGCAGTTCGCCGCGGCGGAAGCGGTCGAAGAGTTCCTCCCGCTCCTTGTTCTTGGTCGCGCCCTGAATGACCGGGGCGTCGAGCTCGGCGCCCAGCATCTCGAGCTGGTCGAGGTACGCGCCGATCACCAGGGTGGGCTCGCCGGGGTGACGCTCCACAATGGACTTGATCACCGGCGTCTTCGTCATGGCCGTGGCGGCGAGCTTGTAGCGCTCGTCGGCGTCCGCGGTGGCATAGGACAGCCGTTCGGCGTCGGTCAGCGTCACGCGGACCTCGGTGCACTCCGCGGGCGCGATCCAGCCCTGCGCCTCGATGTCCTTCCACGGCACGTCGTACCGCTTGGGCCCGATCAGCGAGAACACGTCGCCCTCGCGGCCGTCCTCGCGCACCAGCGTCGCGGTGAGGCCGAGGCGGCGGCGGGACTGCAGGTCGGCCGTCATGCGGAACACGGGCGCCGGCAGCAGGTGCACCTCGTCGTAGACGACCAGGCCCCAGTCGCGTGAGTCGAAGAGCTCCAGGTGCCGGTATTCGCCCTTGGTCTTGCGCGTGATCACCTGGTACGTGGCGATCGTGACCGGCCGGATCTCCTTCTTCTCGCCCGAATACTCGCCGATCTCGTCCTCGGTCAGCGACGTGCGCGCCACCAGCTCACGCTTCCACTGCCGCCCGGCGACGGTGTTGGTCACCAGGATCAGCGTGGTCGCCTGGGCGTGGGCCATCGCGGCAGCGCCGACGAGCGTCTTGCCCGCGCCGCACGGCAGCACGACGACGCCGGAACCGCCGGCCCAGAACGCTTCCGCGGCCTTGCGCTGGTAGTCGCGCAGGTGCCAGTCCTGTTCCTCCAGCGCGATCGGGTGCGCTTCACCGTCGACGTAGCCCGCGAGGTCCTCCGCGGGCCAGCCGACCTTCAGCAGTGCCTGCTTGAGCCGCCCGCGCTCCGACGGGTGCACCACCACGGTGTCGTCGTCGATCGACGTGCCGAGCATCGGGCTGATCTTCTTGTTGCGCGACACCTCCAGCAGCACTGCGCGGTCGGTGGTCGTCATCACCAGCCCGTGGGCCGGGTGGTTCGCGATCTGCAGCCGGCCGAAGCGGCCCATCACGTCGACGACGTCGATGAGCAGCGGCTGCGGCACGGGGAAGCGCGAGTACGTCGTCAGCGCGTCCACGACCTGCTCCGCGTCGTGCCCGGCGGCGCGCGCGTTCCAGAGCGCCAGCGGCGTGATCCGGTACGTGTGCACGTGCTCGGGCGCTCGTTCGAGCTCGGCGAACGGCGCGATCGCGATCCGCGCGTCGTCGGCCTTCGGGTGGTCGACCTCGAGCAGCACGGTCTTGTCGGACTGGACGATCAGGGGGCCATCAGTCACCCGTCCTTTATACGTTCTCCCGGGCCGTCCCTCCCGTCGCGCCCGCGCGGGTGCCAAGATGATCGGCAGGAAAAAGCTGGAGGGGACCTTTGACCACACCACCGTTCGGCGTCCCGTCGGCCGCGAACCCGTTCCAACCGCCGAGCGCGCCGCCGGGCCCACCGCCGGGCGTGCGGCGCGGGGTCGGCGGCACGGCCAAGGCGCTGATCGCCGCCGGCATCGTGGCGGCGCTGGGCGTCGGTGTGCTCGCCGCGTTCGGCGTGGCTGCGATCGCGCGCTCGGCGGGCACCCCGGTGGCGGGCAGCTGCCTGTACCTGTCCGACGTCGGCTCGGGTTCGCAGAGCTACCACGGCATCAGCTGCTCCGAGCAGCGCGCCACCTACCGCGTCGACGACGTCGAGAACGGTTCGTCGAGCTGCCACGGCGACGACTACGTGCGCTTCCAGCTCTTCGGCGCGTCGAGCAGCAGCCGGAGCACTTCGCCGCGCGAGACGCTGTGCCTCGCGCTGAACGTGAGCACTGGCGACTGCCTGCGCGACGTCGACGACGAAGCCGAGGTCAGCAAGATCAGCTGCAGCGACCCCGACGCCGAGGCCCGCGTGACCGTCCACGACGGCGAGGCCTCCGGCGACACCTGTGGCGACGACGGCACCGCGCTCGTCTACGCGGGGCCGCCGGAGCGCACGGTGTGCCTGGCGCCGGCCGGCGAGAACATCTAGGGCCGGCCCTCGGCGGGCAGCATCGCCTGCACGTCGAGCCGGCTCGGGATGAGGTTCGACGTGTGCATGAGGTCGGCCACGCGCTGCAGCCGGATCGCGGACAGCGTGGTCGGGTACGAGCCCAGCGAGATCAGCGCCGCCGTAGTCGGGTCGATGTCGGAGAACGTCGGCAGCGCGTCGCGGACCGTCGCGGGGTCGGCGGCGGCCTGCTGAGTCTGCATGAGCACGCGCCGGAACGCCGCCAGCGAGCGCGGGTTGTTCCGGGCGAAAGCGCCGGTCGCGGCGTAGCCCGAAGCCGGGAAGTCGAGCGTGGCGCCGGTGGAACCGTCCGCGAGGATCTGCGCGCCGAGCTCCTTCTCGGCGCGCGTGATGTACGGCTCCACCATGAGCGCCGCGTCGACGTCGCCCGCCTGCAACGCGGCGGGCATCTGGTCGAACGGCTTGGCCTGGAAGTGGATCCGCGCCGGATCGACGCCCGCGGTCGTGAGCACCGACCGCGCCGTCAGCGCGCCGATGTCGTCGACGTCGTCCACCGCGATCTTCGGGGACTTCTCGGCCGTCGGCTCGGTGTAGCCGGAGTTCGGCAGCGTCACGAGCGCGATCGTGTTGCTGCCCGACGTGTACGCCTCGCCCTGCAGCTGCAACGCGGTACCTGAAGCGGCCGCGCGGAACAGCGACACGTCGCTCGCGAACGTCACATCCAGTTGCCCCGCGGCGAGTTGCGTGATCCCGTCGCGGGCCCCGAGCTCGACGAGAGTGACGTTCAGCCCGGCCTCGCGGAACTTCCCGACGGCCGCGGCGATGCGCAGCGGTGCGGTGTCGATCGGCCCGCCGACGCCCACGCGCAGCGTGGTCCGCTCCAATACCGGGGGCGGCGCTGCGTCACCTGAGGAGAACAGTGAGCAGCCGCTGACGGCGAGCAGGACCACCACCAGCGGCAACACCATTCCGCGCACGTTCATCCGCTCTCACCTACCGGGAGAATGTCCCCATCAAGCTGGATCGTATGGGCCACTGCCCATACGATCCCCGACAGGGCCGTGAGCCCGCCAGTGCGGCTGCCGGTCCGGTGACCGATACCTACTGTTCAGTAGACTGGCGCCGGACAGCCTCGAGGTCGTCCGCGGGTGAGGTCCCGCGGTGGAAAAGGAAGCTTAGGTGAGCCGTCGCGACCAGCGTCCCCCGAAGGGCGACGCGACGGATTCCGCTGCGGCGAGAAGGGTCGGGAGCCGCTGGCGGCTGCGCAACTGGCACTTGCGCACCAAGCTCTTCGTAGTCCTGCTGATCCCCGCGCTCGCCGTGATCGGGCTCGTCGGCCTGCGCGTGAGCACCGATCTGCGCGACGCCCAGCAGCTCGCCGAGTTCGCCGCCCGCAGCCGCGTGGACAGCACCGTCGCCGAGGTCCTGCACCAGCTGCAGCGCGAGCGCGATGTGACCGTCCGCTTCGTCGCCGGCAACCGGCAGGGCGCCACGACCGACCTCGCGGGCCAGCGCACGCGCGTGGACCAGGCCATCGGCACGTTCGAGAAAACGCTGGCGGACAGCAAACCGCGGCTCGACCAGGTCGCGGCCGGCAGCCTGCAGCAGAGCGACGACCGGCTGCGCGTGCTCGGCGGCCTGCGCTACTCCGCCGAGCACTCGGCGTTCCCCGCGGACGCCGTGCTCCGCTCGTACAGCGAGCTGATCTCCGGCCTGCTCGACATCAGCGACATGGCCGCGGCCGACGTGTCCGACCCCGACCTCGCTCGGCTGCGCCTGGCCGGCAACGCGCTCGCGCGGATCAAGGACCAGATGTCGGTCAAGCGCGCGATCATGTCCGAGGCGCTGGCCGTCGGCAGCCTCAACCGCGAGCGCACGCGCGCACTGCTCGGCGCCGAGGCCGAGCTCAACGCCGCGCGCAACGACTACCGCACCTTCGCGACGCCCGACCAACAGCGCATGTACGACGACACCGTGATCGGCCTCGTCGTCGACATCGGCAACGATATGGTCGAGTCCGCGCTGACGCGCGCGGAGAACGGCCAGTCGCTGCAGGGCCTCGACTCCAACCAGTGGGACACCGCGGCCACCTACACCATGAACCTCGCGCACCAGGTGCAGGAATCGCTGCTCGTCCAGCTCCAGCAGCAGACCGACGCGCAGGCCGCCCGCGCCCGCACGTCGACGATCTGGGACGGCGGCATCGTGCTCGCCGTGCTGCTCGTGGCGGGTGTCCTGTCGGTGGTCATCGCGCGCTCACTGCTGCGGCCGCTGCGCGTGCTGCGGCGCACGGCCCTGGACGTCGCCGACCACCGCCTGCCGGAGGCCGTGCAGCGGCTGCTCACCGATCCCGATCCCGCGCCCGAAAACCTGCGCCACCGAGCGGCTGTGGCGCCCGTGCCGGTGTTCACGCGGGAAGAGGTCGGCCAGGTGGCGCGCGCGTTCGACGCGGTCCACGGCGAGGCCGTGCGGCTCGCGGCCGAACAGGCGATGCTGCGCGAGAACGTCAACTCGATGTTCGTCAACCTCTCGCAGCGAAGCCAAGATCTCGTCGAACGACAGCTGTCGGTGCTCGACCGCATGGAGGCTGGCGAGCAGGACCCGGACACGCTCGCGGGCTTGTTCGAGCTCGACCACCTCGCCACGCGGATGCGCCGCAACAGCGAGAACCTCCTGGTGCTCTCGGGCACCGATCTCGTGCGCGAGGACAGCGGGCCCGTGGTGGCCGACGAGATCATCGGTGCCGCACTGTCCGAAGTGGAGGACTACCAGCGCATCGAGCTCGGTTCCGCGCCCGCGCTCGCGGTGCGCGGCGAAGTCGTGAACGACCTCGTGCACGTGGTGTCCGAGCTGCTCGAGAACGCCACCCGCTACTCCGCCGAGCGCGCAAGCGTCACCGTCGAAAGCGAACAGACGCCCGAGGGCGACTGGCTCATCGAGATCACCGACCGCGGCGCGGGCATGCCGCAGGCCGAGATCGACCGCACCAACGCGCGGCTGGCCAACCCGCCGGAAGTCGACGTCGAGGTGTCGCGCCGGATGGGCCTGTACGTGGTCGCGACGCTCGCCGGGCGCCACCACATCGACGTCTCGCTGCGGCTCGCCGAAGGCACCGGCATCACCGCGACGGTGCTGGTGCCGGCCGCACTGATCGTCGAAGCGCCGCCGCTGCCCGAACCGCCCGCGCCGGCGGCTCCCGCGGAACCCGAGCCGGAGCTGCTGCCGCCACTCGCGCCGCTGGTCCCGGTCGCGGAGGAAGAGGAACCGGAGCCGGCCGAGGAGTCGCCGATCGGCCCGGTCCTGGAGCCCGGCCCGCCGCGCCGCGCGCCGGTGGTGGAGAGCACGCCGCAGTGGCCCACGCCCGAAGACCGCTCCCACCTGGACCTCGACGCCCCGACCGAGCGCATGCCGGCTTACCGCGACGTGCTGTCCCGCTGGTTCGACGCCGCCTCGCCGCCGCCGCAGGGCCGCCCGGCCGCGCCGGCTGAACCGCTGCCGGTGGCCGAACCGGTGCCGGCACCGCAGGCCGGGCCGGAGCCGCAACCGCCATCCGAACCGGAGCCGCCCCCGTCACCACCGGCGGCCGAACCGGAAGCACGGCACGTCCGCGCGGCCCTCGAACCGGAGTTCACCGGGCCGGGGTACGCCGAATCGGCGTACCCGCAGAACGAGTTCCCCACGACCGACCCGGACGACGAGATCCCCGAACCGGCGCAGGAACCGCTCCAGTGGCCGACGTCCGACGAGCTCGAACAGGAGGACGGCAGAGAGGACACCTGGCCCTTCCTGCGGATCTCGGACGTCGGCGCGGTGGCAGCCGGCGGCCCCGGGCAGGTGCCCGAGCAGCGGCCGATACTCTCGCTTTCCCCCGAAGCGGTGCGCGAGCGGATGACGAGCCTTCAAGGCGGGTTCCGGCGTGGTCGTCACGCCCGGGGGGACGAAGCCCCACGACCCGATTGAACGGATGACCGATGAGCTCGAAGACCGCCCTGCTGGAAGTGATCGCGCTGGGCGCCGAGGACGCGGAGCGCGCTCAGGAAGGCGGGGCGGACCGGCTCGAGCTGGTCGCGAACATGGCCAAGGACGGCCTCACGCCTTCGGAGCAGACCGTGCGCGACGTCCTGGCGGCCACCGACCTGCCGGTTCGCGTCATGCTGCGCGCCGCGGACGGCTTCGCCGCCGGTGACCTCGACGCCCTTCGCGCCGACGCGGCCCGCCTCGTGGCCGCCGGCGCGCGCGAATTCGTCTTCGGGTTCTTGACGGACGGCAACGAGGTCGACGTCGACGCGTGCCGCGCGCTGCTCAAGGAGCTCGACGGTCGCGCCTGGACTTTTCACCGGGCGATCGAC encodes:
- a CDS encoding BTAD domain-containing putative transcriptional regulator, whose amino-acid sequence is MGRVDGLDFRVLGPAEVVAEGRAVPLGGSRPLIVLAGLLLRANRVVSVDELSRWLWDDDQRRSKGALQTYVLRLRRALGEAVVIRTERGGYVLEIDPDATDLGRFRELTVRGRAAAEQGEHRRAAALFAQALAEWRGPALQNVESDALHRDETGQLAEERTRVREQWADALMAVGEYGTVVPELTRLTREHPLRERLHEQLILALFHSGRQAEALEVHRRISAVLAEELGLDPGAGLQRAHRLVLGGAPYQPAAEPQVPHQLPPDLGAFAGREADLKALHALLPADDSTSTPIASVEGMGGIGKTTLSVHFAHGIADRFPGGQIFLNLRGYGPGEPVEPLAALETLLAALGVPAEQIPTDLDGRAATWRTHTARRRLLVVLDNANSTEQVRPLVPGPGCLVVVTSRWQLRGLVATHGARRIALEELDEPDAVELLASAIGVDRVNADPTATARFVRYCGGLPLAIRILAVRAAQFPDYPLGSFVDSLEPDRLGSFDLGDGDETNIRAVFSYSYRALPVQAARLLRLLGLPSGPDVTPDVASVLLGEPASAALDALVSAHLLAQPQPGRYQFHDLIRAYAAELSHRVDSDEMRSAARLRLLDFYVASALNASRAMRPERIYESLGLEPVDGGLAFAGYHAGLAWFTEEYGNLVAAVHLAFRLRYFRHCWQLTWLMFTYFAGRGRIDEWRALNELALRGTRLSGDRRGEAGILNCLGVIDGVVRDYASARLYLSQALELQRSLGSRLGEARALYNLAMAADSRDDYPAALAHGYEALHIVRDLRLVGFEANVLRALGDLCARFGDYPRALSLADASLSLVDGDPRAGRFSLTTRAKALLGLGRHAEGIECMSDAVDQFFAVDEHYEAADVLSQLGSAHQRLGHPAAARDCWLRAARLLTDLSHPDADDVRAKLAALVGG
- a CDS encoding DUF72 domain-containing protein produces the protein MRTIAEIRVGTSGWRYPPWRREFYPAGLPQRRELEYLSRQVNAVEINGSFYSLQRPEWYRSWAAQTPADFVFAVKGGRFITHMKQLRDVEPALANFFASGLLALGPKLGPVLWQLPARLQFDPDRVDTFLGLLPRTTAEAAKLGAKHDEKLKAPPHLEPGEERPVRHALEVRHPSFVTPEALGLLRHHGVALVVADTAGRWPYREDQTADFTYVRLHGDVELYTSGYTDSALRTWAGKVTAWHDSGRRDVHVYFDNDVKVEAPRNAITLKNLLGLPPAQ
- a CDS encoding copper homeostasis protein CutC; translated protein: MSSKTALLEVIALGAEDAERAQEGGADRLELVANMAKDGLTPSEQTVRDVLAATDLPVRVMLRAADGFAAGDLDALRADAARLVAAGAREFVFGFLTDGNEVDVDACRALLKELDGRAWTFHRAIDRARDPLAAYDVLTELGCDTVLAAGSPHGVGRGLSVLQQLARRTDGPALLVGGGLRAQQVHLLRAGGVRGFHVGSAVRRNGWPSPVDVAAVREWAERIKG
- a CDS encoding DUF4253 domain-containing protein → MTIAPFRPSVGAPPVQTLPPGRWHGRIWVSDEPLSQPQRYLACVAEFERSGLWPVLIPHDQRFAARGEDWLDDRGRLAPAGHRIDSADPAAALARWWDTSCCDGACLRPFGARFPGLARRTHRRADPLAEAGNTGSILAARAPHRLGLVQTDRPADVPALLGWTGMIKSTDQVAELSAVLRSWEDRFGATLLSMGFDSLELSVSAPPRTLARALTVAAEHRAFSLPTYLSQPGNLREYASTLVQSRRWKFSWA
- a CDS encoding DNA repair helicase XPB — translated: MTDGPLIVQSDKTVLLEVDHPKADDARIAIAPFAELERAPEHVHTYRITPLALWNARAAGHDAEQVVDALTTYSRFPVPQPLLIDVVDVMGRFGRLQIANHPAHGLVMTTTDRAVLLEVSRNKKISPMLGTSIDDDTVVVHPSERGRLKQALLKVGWPAEDLAGYVDGEAHPIALEEQDWHLRDYQRKAAEAFWAGGSGVVVLPCGAGKTLVGAAAMAHAQATTLILVTNTVAGRQWKRELVARTSLTEDEIGEYSGEKKEIRPVTIATYQVITRKTKGEYRHLELFDSRDWGLVVYDEVHLLPAPVFRMTADLQSRRRLGLTATLVREDGREGDVFSLIGPKRYDVPWKDIEAQGWIAPAECTEVRVTLTDAERLSYATADADERYKLAATAMTKTPVIKSIVERHPGEPTLVIGAYLDQLEMLGAELDAPVIQGATKNKEREELFDRFRRGELRTLVVSKVANFSIDLPEASVAIQISGTFGSRQEEAQRLGRLLRPKGDGRQAHFYSIVSRDTVDTEYAAHRQRFLAEQGYAYRIVDAEDLRRPL
- a CDS encoding ABC transporter substrate-binding protein, which encodes MNVRGMVLPLVVVLLAVSGCSLFSSGDAAPPPVLERTTLRVGVGGPIDTAPLRIAAAVGKFREAGLNVTLVELGARDGITQLAAGQLDVTFASDVSLFRAAASGTALQLQGEAYTSGSNTIALVTLPNSGYTEPTAEKSPKIAVDDVDDIGALTARSVLTTAGVDPARIHFQAKPFDQMPAALQAGDVDAALMVEPYITRAEKELGAQILADGSTGATLDFPASGYAATGAFARNNPRSLAAFRRVLMQTQQAAADPATVRDALPTFSDIDPTTAALISLGSYPTTLSAIRLQRVADLMHTSNLIPSRLDVQAMLPAEGRP
- a CDS encoding nitrate- and nitrite sensing domain-containing protein; the protein is MSRRDQRPPKGDATDSAAARRVGSRWRLRNWHLRTKLFVVLLIPALAVIGLVGLRVSTDLRDAQQLAEFAARSRVDSTVAEVLHQLQRERDVTVRFVAGNRQGATTDLAGQRTRVDQAIGTFEKTLADSKPRLDQVAAGSLQQSDDRLRVLGGLRYSAEHSAFPADAVLRSYSELISGLLDISDMAAADVSDPDLARLRLAGNALARIKDQMSVKRAIMSEALAVGSLNRERTRALLGAEAELNAARNDYRTFATPDQQRMYDDTVIGLVVDIGNDMVESALTRAENGQSLQGLDSNQWDTAATYTMNLAHQVQESLLVQLQQQTDAQAARARTSTIWDGGIVLAVLLVAGVLSVVIARSLLRPLRVLRRTALDVADHRLPEAVQRLLTDPDPAPENLRHRAAVAPVPVFTREEVGQVARAFDAVHGEAVRLAAEQAMLRENVNSMFVNLSQRSQDLVERQLSVLDRMEAGEQDPDTLAGLFELDHLATRMRRNSENLLVLSGTDLVREDSGPVVADEIIGAALSEVEDYQRIELGSAPALAVRGEVVNDLVHVVSELLENATRYSAERASVTVESEQTPEGDWLIEITDRGAGMPQAEIDRTNARLANPPEVDVEVSRRMGLYVVATLAGRHHIDVSLRLAEGTGITATVLVPAALIVEAPPLPEPPAPAAPAEPEPELLPPLAPLVPVAEEEEPEPAEESPIGPVLEPGPPRRAPVVESTPQWPTPEDRSHLDLDAPTERMPAYRDVLSRWFDAASPPPQGRPAAPAEPLPVAEPVPAPQAGPEPQPPSEPEPPPSPPAAEPEARHVRAALEPEFTGPGYAESAYPQNEFPTTDPDDEIPEPAQEPLQWPTSDELEQEDGREDTWPFLRISDVGAVAAGGPGQVPEQRPILSLSPEAVRERMTSLQGGFRRGRHARGDEAPRPD